DNA sequence from the Oxalobacteraceae sp. CFBP 8761 genome:
AGTACACCGCATGGACAACCGCGCTACTTACCAACGTCGTCTCGAACGAAGCTCCCACCGCGAAAAACGCCTGATGACGCTTGCCGTGCTTGGCGTTGCCGCCGGTGTGGCCGGCGTGGTGCTGCCATCGCCATCGATCAGCTGGCCAATGTTCGGACCGGCGTCGAACGCGACCCCGGTCGCTGGCGCACCGGCGCATGCATTGAGCGCGACGCCGCCAACGGCGCAGCAGACAGCTGTGGCACGGCGCATTTACCGGCACTCGGTCGTGCCGGGCGGCGTGGCGGACAAGGTCGAACTGGCGCAGATCTTGCGATCCGACCGGCTCGTGGCGGCGCACTATGCGAGCTTCAATGTCGGCAATGCCCGTGCCGTGACGGTGACGGCCCCGCGCGCAGTCTATGTGTCGTACCGGAAGAACGATCAAATCTACTGGACCTCGAAGAAGGTCATGCTCGAAAAGGGCGAGACGCTCCTGACCGACGGCGAGCACGAGATCCGCGCCCGCTGTGCCAACCGCATCTCGGACGTGCCGCAATATCCGGTCGAACCCCACGGGCCAACCGAAGCCGAACTCGATACCGTGGTTGCTGTCGGCAACTTCTCCGATACGGCTGGCGCGATTGGTGAGGAAGGCAACATGCTGCCCGTGGGCATGGACGACCTGATCACCAGCGAGGAAGGGGGGCAGCGCTACAATGCCATCAGCTTCCCCAATGGCGCTGGTCTGCTGACGCCGGAAAATACGACGCCAATGCCGACGCCGTCCCGCCAGGGTCAGCCACCTGGCGTGCCGAACTGGTATGGCACGCCGATCTATGCTGGCGGCGTGCTGGGCCCTGCCAGCCCTGTCGGCGGTCGCGATGACGTGCCAGCGCCGGCCACGGATGGTGGCGGAAGCACGGTGCCGGGAAGCGTCAGTCCGACAGTCGGCGCCGGTGACACGGGTGGCACGGATCGCCCCGGCGTTAAAGAGGTCCCGCCCCCGGTTCCCGTACCGGACGGCGGCGGCAATGACGTGCCCGAACTGCCGGTCAAGACGCCGCCGTCCCCGCCGACGCCAGGCACCGGTATCGACACGCCGGGGACTCCTGGCACGCCGGGGACCCCTGGTACGCCGGGGATCCCTGGTACGCCGGATACTCCTGGTACGCCAGGTATCCCGACTGTACCGGCGACGCCAACGACGCCAACCACGCCAACCACGCCAACGACGCCAACGCCGCCGGGCGACACCGTGGTCGAACCGGAGGTACCGACCGAAGTGCCTGAGCCAGGCACGCTGTGGCTCGGCGGTATCGCACTGGCTGCGCTGCTGTGGCTGCGTCGCAAGGGTCCGCGCGCCCGCTGAAAGACGCAGACAACACAGACAACAAAAAACCCGCGAGGTGTGAACCTCGCGGGTTTTTTATCGTGGGTAGCTGGGGCGAAGCCTGCAGCGTGCTTCGCCCGGACTGCCCCGGCAATTACATCATGCCGTCCATACCACCCATGCCGCCCATGCCGCCCATACCGCCCATGCCACCGGCTGGCTTGTCTTCAGCCAGTTCCGACACCATGCAATCGGTGGTCAGCATCAGGCCGGCGATCGAGGCTGCATTCTGCAGTGCCGAACGGGTGACCTTGGCTGGATCCAGCACGCCCATTTCGACCATGTCGCCGTAGGTGCCGTTGGCTGCGTTGTAGCCGTAGTTGCCGGTGCCGGCCAACACTGCTGCAACGACGACCGATGGCTCTTCGCCGGCGTTCTGGACGATCATGCGCAGTGGCTCTTCCATTGCGCGCAGGACGATCTTGATACCAGCGTCCTGGTCAGGGTTGTCGCCCTTGACGGTGATGTTGGCACGAGCGCGCAGCAGGGCCACGCCGCCGCCGGCAACGATGCCTTCTTCCACGGCAGCGCGGGTAGCGTGCAGTGCATCTTCGACGCGTGCTTTCTTTTCCTTCATCTCGACTTCGGTGGCTGCACCGACGCGGATCACGGCAACGCCGCCGGCCAGCTTGGCCACGCGCTCTTGCAGTTTTTCGCGGTCGTAGTCCGAGGTCGCTTCTTCGATCTGGGCGCGGATCATCTTGACGCGGCCTTCGATCGATTCAGCCTGGCCGGCGCCGTCGATGATGATGGTGTTTTCCTTGCCGACTTCGATGCGTTTGGCCTGGCCCAGCTCTTCGAGCGTGACCTTTTCGAGCGTCAGGCCGACTTCTTCAGCGATGACCTGGCCGCCGGTCAGGACAGCGATGTCTTCCAGCATGGCCTTGCGACGGTCGCCAAAGCCTGGGGCCTTGACAGCAACGGTCTTCAGGATGCCGCGGATGTTGTTGACGACCAGAGTCGCCAGCGCTTCGCCGTCGATGTCTTCAGCGACGATGACCAGTGGACGGCCAGCTTTCGCGACTTGTTCCAGTACCGGCAGCAGGTCACGGATGTTCGAGATTTTCTTGTCGCACAGCAGGACGAATGGGTTTTCGTGCACGGCGACTTGCTTGTCCGGGTTGTTGATGAAGTACGGCGACAGGTAGCCGCGGTCGAACTGCATGCCTTCCACGATGTCCAGCTCGTCGTTCAGCGACTTGCCGTCTTCCACGGTGATGACGCCTTCCTTGCCCACTTTTTCCATCGCTTCAGCGATGCGCTCACCGATCGAGGTTTCCGAGTTGGCCGAAATGGCGCCGACTTGTGCGATCTCTTTGGTGGTGGTGGTTGGCTTGGCGATCTTGCGCAGTTCTTCGACGGTGGCAGCAACTGCCTTGTCGATGCCGCGCTTCAGGTCCATCGGGTTCATGCCGGCGGCAACGAACTTCATGCCTTCGCGAACGATGGCTTGTGCCAGCACGGTCGCGGTGGTGGTGCCGTCACCGGCGTTGTCGCTGGTCTTGGAAGCAACTTCCTTGACCATCTGCGCGCCCATGTTCTGCAGCTTGTCTTTCAGTTCGATTTCTTTGGCGACCGAGACACCATCCTTGGTGACGGTCGGCGCGCCGAACGAGCGCTCGAGCACGACGTTACGGCCTTTCGGGCCCAGGGTGACTTTGACTGCATTGGCGAGGATGTTGACGCCTTCGACCATCTTGGCGCGCGCTGCGTCGCCGAATACTACTTCTTTAGCTGCCATTTGTTATTTCTCCGAAATGTTCGTGAGTGGGGTCAGAAATTACAGTGCGACGATCGCGAGGATTTCTTCTTCGCGCAGCACCAGCAGTTCCTGGCCATCGATCTTGACGGTCTGAGCGCCATACTTGGAGAACAGCACGCGATCGCCGACTTTCACTTCCAGAGGGCGGAGCTGGCCGTTATCTTGCACTTTACCGTTACCAACGGCGAGAACTTCGCCTTGGTCCGGCTTCTCTGCCGCGGCATCAGGGATGATCAGGCCGGACGCAGTTTTGGTTTCCTGGTCGAGACGCTTCACGATTACGCGATCGTGCAGAGGGCGAAGGTTCATGCAAAACTCCTTAATATTCAATGGATTAACTGGCGTTTTTGACGCCGTCGCAGCAATTTCATGATGCTGCGCCGGTCTGCAAAGAGTTGTTAGCACTCTCAGCTAACGAGTGCTAATTATAGGGACGATAACCTGCCTTTTCAAGGCGCATGATGGCGAAAACATTTTAAACACTTGATATAGCGCAATCATGACATTGGCATATGCGCAATGTTTGCCGGCGTTTGTCCGCCGCACATGGCACGACAGAAGGGCGGCAGCGTACACCGCCAGCCACATCGACGCCGCACGCCAGCGTGCTATTACTGCCGCACGGCAATGGGCACCGGTTGACGGAAAAAGCAACTCGATCCTATAGTGTCGGATGATTTCCGAATTCCAAGACCTCTCAGACAAAATCGACCGGCTTGCGCAACTGACCCAGTCGTTGCGCGCCGAGAATTACCTGCTCCGCCAGGCCAATACCTTGCTCAGCACCGAGAACCTCGCGTTCAAGGAGCGCCTGATCGAGGCGCAGCGCCGCGTCGAAGCATTGCTCGACGAATTGCCGAAGCCGCCGGACGCATCGGACGAGGCCGACGAATCTGCCGCGGACGAACCAGCCGACGAAGCGCCGCCCGATCCCAATGCGCCGATCCCGCCGCATCTCGCCCACGCTCGTCGTCAGGGGGCGCTATGATCCATCTCGACGTGCATATCATGGGCCAGTCCTATCGCCTCGCGTGCCGCGACGGCGAACAGCGCACGCTGCGTGAAGCGGTGAGCTACCTCGATGGCAAGATGTGCCAGCTGCGCGATTCCGGCAAGGTCAAGGGCACCGACCGCATCGCCGTGATGGCGGCGCTGAGCGTGGCCGCCGAATTCCTGTCGGTGAAATCGCCGCAGGGGCCGCTGTCGGACATGTCGATCCTCGAGGTCAAGCAAAAACTCGAGTCGATGCACACGGCCCTCGACCGGGTATTGGCGGGCCAGGAAAATCTGTCCTGAAAGGCCGAATCCGTTTGACAGGGCTGGTCAAAGGAGTAAACTCTCTTCTGCCCTGCGGTGTTCGAGATTTGCCATATATTCCTTGAACCATTCTTACGCATAGGTCGTGGAACAAGTTCGATGGGTGTGAGCGTCGCTAGTCCGACGAACCCGAAATTGATCTGACCGTGACCGCCTTGAACCGTTGTGGTTCAGGATGCCGGCAAAAACGGCACAGGCGGGGACTAAACATACAAGCGGTTGCGCACTCGGTACGCAGCCGCTTTTTTTATGTGCGCATTCACTGATGCATCCGGTGCATCGTGTGCTGGCAGGGAGAACAGCGCGATGCGCTACTGGTTGATGAAATCCGAGCCCGACGAAGTCAGTTTCGACGACGTCCTCGCCGCCCCCGGCGCCACCGTGGCCTGGTTTGGCGTACGCAACTACCAGGCGCGCAACTTCATGCGCGATGCCATGGCCGTCGGCGACGGCGTGCTGTTCTACCACTCGGGCGGCAAGCTGCCCGGCGTGGCCGGCATCGCCGAAATCGTCAGCGGCCCGTACCCGGACGCCTCCCAGTTCGACGCCGCCAGCCATTACCACGACCCGAAGGCCACGCCCGAAACGCCGCGCTGGATCTCGGTCGACGTCAAGGCAGTCGAAGCGGGCCGCTTCGTGCCGCTGGCCGAACTGCGCACGGTGGCTGCGCTGGACGACATGGTGCTGCTGCAGAAGGGCAGCCGGCTGTCGATTTCGCCGGTCACCAAGGCCCAGTACACGACCATTGTCGCCCTCGTGCGCGGCAAGGGAACGACATGATGGCGCCCGCATTCGATCCGCTGCTGATCCTGGCCCTGCTGGCGATGGGCGCGTTTGGTGGCTTCGTGGCTGGCCTGCTTGGCGTCGGCGGCGGCATGATCCTCGTGCCGTTCATCACGATGATCTTCACGGCGCGCGGCTTCCCCGAAGAACTCGTGGTGCACATGGCGATCGCCACGTCACTGGGCACCATCTTCTTTACCTCGTTGTCGTCGGTACGTGCGCATCACAAGCACGGCGCCGTGCTGTGGCCGATCGTACGCCTGTTCACGCCAGGCATCCTGCTCGGTGCGTGGATCGGGCCCTGGATCGGCAAGCAGATGAACACGTCGGTGCTGGCCTTCTTTTTCGGCTGCTTCGTGGCGTACTCGGCGATCCAGATGCTGATCGGGAAAAAACCGGCAGCGGCGCGTGAGCTGCCCGGCAAGCCGGGCATGTTTGCCGCGGGCAGCGTGATCGGTATCCTGGCGGGGCTCGTGGGGGCCGGCGGCGCCTTCGTCTCGGTACCGTTCATGACGCGCTGTAATGTGCGCATCCATAATGCGGTGGCCACGAGTGCGGCGATCGGCTTTCCGGTGGCGCTGATGGGCACCCTGTCGAACGTCTATTTCGGCTGGGGCGAACCCGGCTTGCCATCCTGGTCGCTGGGCTTCATCTACGTGCCGGCGCTGGCGATCATCGTGCTGGCCAGCGTGTCGATGGCGCCGCTGGGCGCGCGCACCGCGCACAAGATGCCAGTACGCCAGCTGCAGCGCATCTTCAGCGTCATCCTGTGCGCGCTGGCCGCCTACATGTTCTGGAAGGCGTTCAACTAGACTGTAGCTAGGCCTTGCGCACCCGCGCGCGGTCCAGCGGCAGGTCGCGCATGCGCAGGCCGCAGGCGTCGAACACCGCGTTGGCAATCGCCGCTGCGGCCGGGCCCTGCGCCGCTTCGCCGGTGCCCAGGAACGGCTGGCCGGGGCGGTCGATCAGGTGCACGTCGATCTGCTCCGGCGCCTGGGCAAAGCGCAGGATCGGGTACGACGCCCAATCCACCGTCAGCACGCGCGACTCGTCGAAGCGCACCTGTTCCAGCAAGGTCCAGCTGGCCGACTGGATGATGCCGCCCTCGATCTGGTTGCGCACGCCATCCGGGCTGACGATCTCGCCGCAGTCGACGGCGCTCACCGCGCGCGTGATGCGCACCAGGCCCGTCTCGCGCGCCACCTCGACTTCCACCGCGATGGCGCAGTACGAGGCCAGGTTCTTGTAGCGCGCAAACGCGAAGCCGCGCCCGCGCCGGGCAGGGCGCCGGTAGCCATCCCAGCCGAACTTTGCTGCCGCCAGCTTGACCACGTCAAGGGCGCGTGGATCGTCCAGATGCCGCAGCCGGAACGCAACCGGGTCGCTGTTCGCGGCGCGCGCCAGTTCATCCATGAAGCTTTCGATGGCAAACACATTGCAGTAGGCGCCCAGGCCGCGCAGCGCCGATGAGCGCAGGACCGGCTTTGGCTGGAAGTGGTGCACCACGCGCGCATTGGGCAGCACGTAGTACGGAATCGCATTGCGGTCGCCACTGCCTTCGGGTTGCGGCGCAGGCTTGGCAACAGGTGGCGCAAACGGGCGCGCCAGGTGCGTGGCCGCCAGCAGGTTGCCGGCCTTGCCGGGGCGGGTGTTGTGCGGCGGCGTGAAGACGTCGTGCTGCCAGTCGGCGATGCGGCCCGTGCTGTCCAGTGTGGCGGCCACCTGCACCACCATCGCCGCGCCGAACGGCTCCCACGCGTGTTCTTCTTCGCGCATCCACTGCACGCGCACCGGCCGCCCCGGCAGGGCGCGCGCGAGCAGGATGGCGTCGGCCGCGACATCGTCGGCGCCGTTGTGGCCATAGCAGCCCGACCCTTCGACGTGGATGCAGCGGATCGTGTCTTCGTTCACGGCGATCAGTTCGGCCAGGGCCGTGCGCAGCGGGTAGACGCCCTGTGCGTGGGTCCAGACCGTGTAGCGGCCGTCGACCAGCTGCGCCACGGCGCACGAGGGGCCGATGGACGCGTGCAGCTGGAACGGGCGCGTGTAGCGGGCGGCAAATCTGCGGCCCGCTTGGCCTGCTGCGCCACGCGCCAGGATCGGCAGCGCCTCGGCGGGCTGGGCGCGGATGAACGCATTCACGTCGGGATGCGCCGGCAACGATGCCGGCGTCTCCCAGCGCGTGGCCCGCGCCAGCGCCGTCGCCGCCTTCACGGCGCGGTACTCGCCCTCGGCGATCACGGCGAGAAAGCGCCCGTCCTGCACCACCTTGAGCACGCCCGGCAGGCGTTCGATCGCGGCGACGTCGACGGCGATCAGGCGCGCGGCCTGCGACGGTGGCCGCACGATCCGCGCATGCACCATTTGCGGCAGGCGCAGGTCCTGCACATACGCTGCGCCGCCCGTGACCTTGGCGGGGATGTCGACGCGCGGCACCGACTTGCCGATGGCCGTGCGCGGGCCTGGCGGGGGTGGTGCGGGCGTCGGCGTGGCGCGCAGGTGCAGTTCCTGGCCCGTCACCAGCTGGCCGAACGTGACGCGCCGGCCGCCCGCGCTGAATGCGCCATCCTTGAGCGCCAGGCTGCCCGCGGGCGCGCCCAGGCGCGTGGCAGCCAGTTCGCCCAGGCGCAGACGCACCTGGCCGGCCGCATGGCGCAGCGCCGTGCCACTATCCTTCATCGAGTTGCTGCCGGCGGTGATGCCTTCGTCCGGCGTGCGCGCCGTGTCGGCAGTGACGAGCTGCAAGCGACCAGGCGCCAGGCGAAGTTCGTCGGCCA
Encoded proteins:
- the groL gene encoding chaperonin GroEL (60 kDa chaperone family; promotes refolding of misfolded polypeptides especially under stressful conditions; forms two stacked rings of heptamers to form a barrel-shaped 14mer; ends can be capped by GroES; misfolded proteins enter the barrel where they are refolded when GroES binds); amino-acid sequence: MAAKEVVFGDAARAKMVEGVNILANAVKVTLGPKGRNVVLERSFGAPTVTKDGVSVAKEIELKDKLQNMGAQMVKEVASKTSDNAGDGTTTATVLAQAIVREGMKFVAAGMNPMDLKRGIDKAVAATVEELRKIAKPTTTTKEIAQVGAISANSETSIGERIAEAMEKVGKEGVITVEDGKSLNDELDIVEGMQFDRGYLSPYFINNPDKQVAVHENPFVLLCDKKISNIRDLLPVLEQVAKAGRPLVIVAEDIDGEALATLVVNNIRGILKTVAVKAPGFGDRRKAMLEDIAVLTGGQVIAEEVGLTLEKVTLEELGQAKRIEVGKENTIIIDGAGQAESIEGRVKMIRAQIEEATSDYDREKLQERVAKLAGGVAVIRVGAATEVEMKEKKARVEDALHATRAAVEEGIVAGGGVALLRARANITVKGDNPDQDAGIKIVLRAMEEPLRMIVQNAGEEPSVVVAAVLAGTGNYGYNAANGTYGDMVEMGVLDPAKVTRSALQNAASIAGLMLTTDCMVSELAEDKPAGGMGGMGGMGGMGGMDGMM
- a CDS encoding xanthine dehydrogenase family protein molybdopterin-binding subunit — its product is MMIDTGRRAFLAGGGALTLSFAMPGAAFATPGELPKSLDKSPWLDAWIRIEANERITVFTGKAELGQGIKTALLQVVADELRLAPGRLQLVTADTARTPDEGITAGSNSMKDSGTALRHAAGQVRLRLGELAATRLGAPAGSLALKDGAFSAGGRRVTFGQLVTGQELHLRATPTPAPPPPGPRTAIGKSVPRVDIPAKVTGGAAYVQDLRLPQMVHARIVRPPSQAARLIAVDVAAIERLPGVLKVVQDGRFLAVIAEGEYRAVKAATALARATRWETPASLPAHPDVNAFIRAQPAEALPILARGAAGQAGRRFAARYTRPFQLHASIGPSCAVAQLVDGRYTVWTHAQGVYPLRTALAELIAVNEDTIRCIHVEGSGCYGHNGADDVAADAILLARALPGRPVRVQWMREEEHAWEPFGAAMVVQVAATLDSTGRIADWQHDVFTPPHNTRPGKAGNLLAATHLARPFAPPVAKPAPQPEGSGDRNAIPYYVLPNARVVHHFQPKPVLRSSALRGLGAYCNVFAIESFMDELARAANSDPVAFRLRHLDDPRALDVVKLAAAKFGWDGYRRPARRGRGFAFARYKNLASYCAIAVEVEVARETGLVRITRAVSAVDCGEIVSPDGVRNQIEGGIIQSASWTLLEQVRFDESRVLTVDWASYPILRFAQAPEQIDVHLIDRPGQPFLGTGEAAQGPAAAAIANAVFDACGLRMRDLPLDRARVRKA
- a CDS encoding PEP-CTERM sorting domain-containing protein, giving the protein MDNRATYQRRLERSSHREKRLMTLAVLGVAAGVAGVVLPSPSISWPMFGPASNATPVAGAPAHALSATPPTAQQTAVARRIYRHSVVPGGVADKVELAQILRSDRLVAAHYASFNVGNARAVTVTAPRAVYVSYRKNDQIYWTSKKVMLEKGETLLTDGEHEIRARCANRISDVPQYPVEPHGPTEAELDTVVAVGNFSDTAGAIGEEGNMLPVGMDDLITSEEGGQRYNAISFPNGAGLLTPENTTPMPTPSRQGQPPGVPNWYGTPIYAGGVLGPASPVGGRDDVPAPATDGGGSTVPGSVSPTVGAGDTGGTDRPGVKEVPPPVPVPDGGGNDVPELPVKTPPSPPTPGTGIDTPGTPGTPGTPGTPGIPGTPDTPGTPGIPTVPATPTTPTTPTTPTTPTPPGDTVVEPEVPTEVPEPGTLWLGGIALAALLWLRRKGPRAR
- a CDS encoding cell division protein ZapA, producing the protein MIHLDVHIMGQSYRLACRDGEQRTLREAVSYLDGKMCQLRDSGKVKGTDRIAVMAALSVAAEFLSVKSPQGPLSDMSILEVKQKLESMHTALDRVLAGQENLS
- a CDS encoding EVE domain-containing protein gives rise to the protein MRYWLMKSEPDEVSFDDVLAAPGATVAWFGVRNYQARNFMRDAMAVGDGVLFYHSGGKLPGVAGIAEIVSGPYPDASQFDAASHYHDPKATPETPRWISVDVKAVEAGRFVPLAELRTVAALDDMVLLQKGSRLSISPVTKAQYTTIVALVRGKGTT
- a CDS encoding sulfite exporter TauE/SafE family protein translates to MAPAFDPLLILALLAMGAFGGFVAGLLGVGGGMILVPFITMIFTARGFPEELVVHMAIATSLGTIFFTSLSSVRAHHKHGAVLWPIVRLFTPGILLGAWIGPWIGKQMNTSVLAFFFGCFVAYSAIQMLIGKKPAAARELPGKPGMFAAGSVIGILAGLVGAGGAFVSVPFMTRCNVRIHNAVATSAAIGFPVALMGTLSNVYFGWGEPGLPSWSLGFIYVPALAIIVLASVSMAPLGARTAHKMPVRQLQRIFSVILCALAAYMFWKAFN
- the groES gene encoding co-chaperone GroES, with translation MNLRPLHDRVIVKRLDQETKTASGLIIPDAAAEKPDQGEVLAVGNGKVQDNGQLRPLEVKVGDRVLFSKYGAQTVKIDGQELLVLREEEILAIVAL